One region of Candidatus Paceibacterota bacterium genomic DNA includes:
- the groL gene encoding chaperonin GroEL (60 kDa chaperone family; promotes refolding of misfolded polypeptides especially under stressful conditions; forms two stacked rings of heptamers to form a barrel-shaped 14mer; ends can be capped by GroES; misfolded proteins enter the barrel where they are refolded when GroES binds): MAKQIEYKEEARKKLKIGADKLTNAVKITIGPKGRNVVLDKGYGSPTITNDGVSIAKEIELKDRIENLGAEIVKEVAEKTNDVAGDGTTTAVVLAQAIINEGLKNVTAGANPLALKAGIIEGKEKILEELQKMAKKITTREEMAQVATISAESKEMGDLIAEVMDEVGRDGVITVEESKTFGLQKEIVKGLQFDRGYISPYMITDPDRMEAAYEEPYILITDGKVSSLSEILPLLEKIAQSGKKELVIIADEIEGEALATFVVNKLRGTFNVLAVKAPGFGDRKKEMLQDIACVVGGQVISEEVGLKLESTELQMLGKARRVVSKKETTTIVEGKGNKEEIDKRISQIKKEIETVDSDFDKEKLQERLAKLSGGVAVLKIGAATEMEQKAKQHKVEDALAATKAAVEEGIVPGGGVALLRASSMIDESIFEGDRKTGIKILKRAMEEPIRQIAENAGLDGAVVAQKTKEGKEGFGFNADTMNYEDLFKMGIVDPKKVVRSALENAVSAAGMFFTTECVVADIIEEKEKNIPQMPQDY; encoded by the coding sequence ATGGCAAAACAAATTGAATACAAAGAAGAAGCAAGAAAAAAACTAAAAATCGGCGCGGATAAATTGACAAATGCCGTGAAGATTACAATCGGGCCCAAAGGAAGAAATGTTGTTTTGGATAAAGGATACGGTTCTCCGACAATTACAAATGACGGAGTTTCTATTGCTAAAGAAATCGAGCTTAAAGATAGAATTGAAAATTTGGGAGCTGAGATTGTAAAAGAAGTTGCCGAAAAAACAAATGATGTTGCCGGAGACGGAACGACAACTGCTGTTGTTTTGGCTCAGGCGATAATTAACGAAGGATTGAAAAACGTTACAGCAGGAGCTAATCCTCTTGCTCTGAAGGCAGGAATTATAGAGGGGAAAGAAAAGATATTGGAAGAACTGCAGAAAATGGCAAAGAAGATTACAACCAGAGAGGAAATGGCCCAAGTTGCCACGATATCTGCGGAAAGTAAGGAAATGGGAGATCTTATTGCCGAGGTTATGGATGAAGTAGGAAGAGACGGAGTTATTACGGTTGAAGAATCAAAGACATTCGGACTTCAAAAAGAAATAGTAAAAGGCCTTCAATTTGACAGAGGGTATATTTCTCCCTATATGATAACAGACCCCGACAGAATGGAAGCTGCATATGAAGAACCATATATTTTAATTACGGATGGAAAAGTGTCTTCTTTAAGCGAAATTCTTCCTCTTTTGGAAAAAATAGCCCAAAGCGGGAAAAAAGAGCTTGTAATTATTGCCGATGAAATAGAAGGAGAAGCCCTTGCAACATTTGTTGTTAATAAATTAAGAGGAACATTCAATGTCCTTGCGGTAAAAGCTCCTGGATTCGGAGATAGAAAGAAAGAAATGCTTCAAGATATCGCATGTGTTGTCGGAGGACAGGTAATATCAGAGGAAGTCGGACTAAAACTTGAAAGCACTGAACTTCAAATGCTCGGAAAAGCAAGAAGAGTCGTTTCAAAAAAAGAAACAACCACTATTGTTGAAGGGAAGGGAAATAAGGAAGAAATTGACAAGAGAATTTCCCAAATTAAAAAAGAAATAGAAACCGTTGATTCTGATTTTGATAAAGAGAAGCTTCAAGAGCGACTAGCCAAGCTTTCCGGAGGAGTAGCGGTTCTTAAAATAGGAGCTGCGACTGAAATGGAACAAAAAGCCAAGCAGCATAAAGTTGAAGATGCTCTTGCCGCAACAAAAGCAGCTGTTGAAGAAGGAATCGTTCCCGGGGGAGGAGTGGCTCTCTTAAGGGCAAGCAGTATGATTGACGAATCAATTTTTGAGGGCGATAGAAAAACGGGGATTAAAATTTTAAAAAGAGCCATGGAAGAGCCGATAAGGCAGATTGCTGAAAATGCCGGACTTGACGGAGCTGTTGTCGCTCAAAAAACAAAAGAAGGAAAAGAAGGATTTGGCTTCAATGCGGATACTATGAATTACGAAGACCTTTTCAAAATGGGGATTGTTGACCCTAAAAAAGTAGTCCGTTCTGCTTTGGAAAACGCAGTTTCTGCAGCTGGAATGTTTTTTACCACCGAATGCGTTGTTGCTGACATAATTGAAGAGAAAGAAAAAAATATTCCTCAAATGCCCCAGGATTACTAA
- the polX gene encoding DNA polymerase/3'-5' exonuclease PolX, producing the protein MKIKGGINKELAEIFNKIADYLRSQKVEFKPHAYQRVAISISSLEKEVSRIYKEEGLKGLMEIPGVGENIALKIEEYIETGKVSDYEKIGKKIPPGVFEIAKIEGIGLKRAQILYKKLKIKDMGSLEKAAKKGLIAPLFGFGEKTEKNILEGIAFFKTRKDKISIAEAFLIAERIKKELLSLKEVEEISEAGSLRRRKESIGDIDIIIASKSPKKVMDFFVSLPGITKIWGKGKTKSSIQLKEGIDVDLRVVSKENYGSALLYFTGSKEHNIKIRKIAISKGLKLNEYGIYKGKKRLGGKTEKEIYSILGLSYLPPELREDKGEIEEKKIPNLLELKDIKGDLHCHSLWNGGQNKIEEIAKTAIERGYEYIGISDHTKFLKIERGLDEKQLIEQRKEIDKINVQLKGRITLLQGCECNILNDGSVDIQEKELRKLDYVIAGVHSNLKMSRDEMTKRIITAMKNPNIDIISHPTGRLINLREEYRIDFEKILKVAKETGTTLEINGSPYRLDLKDIYIRRAKSIGVKMIIGSDAHEKSQTRFMEFGVFQARRGWAEEKDIINSFSLNKFLKLLKRNNQN; encoded by the coding sequence ATGAAAATTAAGGGCGGTATAAATAAAGAACTTGCTGAAATTTTCAATAAAATTGCAGATTATTTAAGGTCTCAGAAAGTTGAATTCAAGCCCCATGCTTATCAAAGAGTGGCGATTAGTATTTCTTCTTTGGAAAAAGAAGTAAGCCGGATTTATAAAGAAGAAGGGCTAAAGGGCCTTATGGAGATTCCGGGAGTAGGAGAAAATATTGCTCTAAAAATAGAGGAATATATTGAAACAGGAAAGGTGAGCGATTATGAAAAAATAGGGAAAAAAATTCCTCCTGGAGTTTTTGAAATCGCAAAGATAGAAGGGATAGGATTAAAAAGAGCACAGATTCTTTATAAAAAACTAAAGATAAAGGATATGGGCAGTTTGGAAAAGGCGGCAAAAAAAGGCCTTATAGCCCCTCTTTTTGGCTTTGGAGAAAAAACGGAAAAAAACATACTGGAAGGAATAGCTTTTTTCAAAACAAGAAAAGATAAAATTTCCATTGCCGAGGCCTTTCTTATTGCAGAAAGAATAAAGAAAGAGCTTCTTTCTTTGAAAGAGGTTGAAGAAATAAGCGAGGCGGGTTCATTAAGAAGAAGAAAAGAATCAATTGGAGACATTGATATTATAATCGCGTCAAAAAGCCCAAAAAAGGTTATGGATTTTTTTGTTTCTTTGCCAGGAATTACAAAAATTTGGGGAAAAGGAAAAACCAAATCTTCAATACAGCTTAAGGAAGGGATTGATGTTGATCTTCGCGTCGTTTCAAAAGAAAACTATGGTTCTGCTCTTTTGTATTTTACCGGCTCAAAAGAGCATAATATTAAAATAAGGAAAATAGCTATCTCAAAAGGCCTTAAACTTAACGAATATGGAATTTACAAAGGAAAAAAACGATTGGGAGGAAAAACGGAAAAAGAGATTTATTCAATCTTGGGCCTTTCCTACTTGCCGCCTGAACTTCGGGAGGACAAAGGAGAGATTGAAGAGAAAAAAATTCCCAATCTCTTAGAATTAAAAGATATTAAAGGAGATCTTCATTGCCATTCTTTGTGGAACGGAGGACAGAACAAAATAGAAGAAATAGCAAAGACGGCCATTGAAAGAGGATATGAATATATTGGCATTTCTGACCATACAAAATTTTTGAAAATTGAACGCGGGCTTGATGAAAAACAGTTAATAGAGCAAAGGAAAGAAATTGATAAGATTAATGTTCAATTAAAGGGAAGAATTACTCTCTTGCAGGGATGCGAATGCAATATTTTAAATGATGGCAGCGTAGACATTCAAGAGAAAGAATTAAGAAAACTTGATTATGTTATTGCCGGAGTCCATTCTAACTTAAAAATGAGCAGAGATGAAATGACAAAAAGAATTATTACGGCAATGAAAAATCCAAACATTGACATTATTTCCCATCCGACTGGAAGATTAATAAATCTAAGAGAAGAATATCGGATTGATTTTGAAAAAATCTTAAAAGTTGCAAAGGAAACGGGAACAACCTTAGAAATAAACGGGTCTCCTTACAGATTGGATTTAAAAGATATTTATATAAGAAGAGCGAAATCAATCGGAGTAAAAATGATAATAGGAAGCGACGCCCATGAGAAATCCCAGACCAGGTTTATGGAATTTGGAGTTTTTCAGGCAAGAAGAGGATGGGCGGAAGAAAAAGACATAATCAATTCTTTTTCTCTTAATAAATTTTTAAAATTGCTCAAGCGAAACAATCAAAATTAA
- a CDS encoding radical SAM protein has product MKATFVFPPIPYKFAKTPYPPLGIGYLAAVLRAQDVQIDLIDGQMIEEDHFWQRVNDLTTDVVLISATIRQIKAAELVAKIVKKYNPTTTVILGGPGPSALAIQQQDFSKGTEIDIVVKGEAEDLLPLILRRLENCESLSDVPNLIINRDGNVISTRVDPTLPDVRTIPWPDRTIFDEKAYLARWLNSAKITSVHIMGSRGCPFSCSFCDRTVTGRRVRYRDAEDVAAEMLFLEKRYAPDDIFYFDDLFTVNKKRVIALCQTLQERSLRTPWSTQGRVDTVDEEMLEAMKAAGCVELLFGVESGSERILQFLVKGFTREKIVHAFDLCHRVGIKPGAYLIIGVPGETKQDILDTVSLVERIEPSLLNFSFLTPFPNTALYTATQHWIGDWDYEQWDDFDATVYTCKFEVDPREARDMILNAYQKKISSGMPYSEYQFANES; this is encoded by the coding sequence GTGAAGGCGACATTTGTCTTCCCGCCCATTCCGTACAAATTTGCCAAAACGCCCTACCCTCCTCTTGGGATAGGATATTTGGCGGCTGTCTTGCGGGCGCAGGACGTGCAAATTGACCTTATTGACGGCCAAATGATCGAGGAAGATCATTTTTGGCAAAGGGTCAATGACTTGACCACCGACGTCGTGCTGATCTCGGCTACGATCCGGCAAATCAAGGCTGCTGAATTGGTTGCGAAGATTGTGAAGAAGTACAATCCTACAACCACAGTAATCCTGGGCGGTCCCGGCCCTAGTGCTCTTGCTATACAACAACAAGATTTCAGCAAGGGCACTGAAATCGATATCGTCGTCAAAGGAGAAGCGGAGGATCTACTACCTCTCATCCTCCGTCGTCTGGAGAACTGCGAATCGCTCAGTGATGTTCCTAACCTCATAATCAATAGAGATGGGAACGTCATTAGTACAAGAGTGGATCCGACGCTTCCTGACGTTAGAACGATTCCCTGGCCGGATCGCACAATCTTTGACGAAAAGGCCTACCTCGCGCGATGGCTTAATTCGGCAAAGATAACCTCGGTTCACATCATGGGATCGCGGGGTTGTCCGTTCAGTTGCTCGTTTTGCGATCGGACCGTAACCGGCAGACGAGTGAGGTACCGCGACGCGGAGGATGTTGCCGCAGAGATGCTTTTTCTAGAAAAGCGCTACGCCCCGGATGACATCTTTTACTTCGATGATCTTTTTACGGTCAACAAAAAGCGTGTCATCGCTTTGTGCCAGACGCTCCAGGAAAGATCTCTACGGACCCCGTGGAGCACCCAGGGTCGGGTTGATACCGTTGATGAGGAAATGCTGGAAGCGATGAAGGCGGCCGGTTGCGTCGAGCTTCTGTTCGGCGTGGAATCCGGAAGCGAGAGAATCCTCCAGTTCCTTGTCAAAGGGTTCACGCGTGAAAAGATTGTCCACGCTTTTGATCTCTGTCATCGGGTGGGGATTAAGCCGGGGGCATACCTCATCATAGGCGTGCCGGGTGAAACCAAGCAAGACATCCTGGACACCGTCTCTTTGGTGGAACGGATAGAACCATCGCTTCTCAACTTCTCTTTTCTTACGCCGTTCCCGAACACTGCGTTGTACACCGCAACGCAACACTGGATCGGCGATTGGGATTACGAGCAGTGGGATGACTTCGATGCAACGGTGTACACCTGTAAGTTCGAAGTCGATCCTAGAGAGGCAAGAGACATGATCTTGAATGCCTACCAGAAGAAGATTTCGTCAGGCATGCCGTACAGCGAGTACCAATTCGCGAACGAATCCTAG
- a CDS encoding radical SAM protein → MNAKSSSGTPLPLVQPDWSPVATVRCDYQSAGQREDGKYVEHDTIPHLCHIEMTYACNEKCIFCYNPERAKLGDLSAIDRLVRSVAESQIPHVYLIGGEPSLLPVEKLNEYIELLSEHSSVTIVTNGLRRLKGVSSKLACFGVPIHGANTETHEFLNQSKGSFKKTLETIRHYVSEGHDVRCIPVLTGYNYNQMYDIIGIAANLGMESIYVDRYEDGGIGAVNSRGYRLKPTREQFHIAVGQIIQAKRDFTVFGGRVGFGTAIPYCLDERMITEGITSNCGVGTYFCAINPKGEFRMCNQSQLVFGNLSDEPIEVIWSKPALDIFRDLSWVGEPCKSCELLLDCTGGCKVDANCSNKFCIDYAARGLSKPVAELVAKVEHCRPADMYPENYRIFRPNRYMKLTTRYPEKFLVTRYQTVKLDAMALEMAQAIKSGAIISERDLVARFIERVEKPEIRLFVSKMLQVDALDLIGEVHHAAP, encoded by the coding sequence ATGAACGCGAAGTCCAGTTCCGGCACGCCGTTGCCGCTGGTTCAGCCCGACTGGTCGCCGGTCGCAACGGTGCGATGCGATTACCAGTCGGCTGGACAGCGCGAAGACGGCAAGTACGTCGAGCACGATACGATTCCTCATCTCTGTCACATCGAGATGACGTACGCGTGCAACGAGAAGTGCATCTTCTGCTACAACCCCGAGCGAGCGAAGCTCGGCGACCTCTCCGCAATTGACCGGCTTGTCCGTTCGGTCGCGGAGAGTCAGATTCCCCACGTGTACCTGATCGGCGGTGAGCCGAGCCTGCTACCCGTGGAGAAACTCAACGAGTACATCGAGTTGCTTTCCGAGCATTCGTCGGTGACCATCGTCACGAACGGTCTCCGGCGGCTCAAGGGCGTCTCGAGTAAACTCGCCTGCTTCGGAGTTCCGATCCACGGCGCGAATACCGAGACTCACGAGTTTCTGAATCAGTCCAAGGGAAGCTTTAAGAAAACCTTGGAAACTATCAGACACTATGTGAGTGAAGGCCACGACGTGCGGTGTATTCCGGTTCTCACCGGCTACAACTACAATCAGATGTACGATATCATCGGCATCGCAGCGAACCTCGGCATGGAATCCATCTATGTCGATCGTTACGAAGACGGCGGTATCGGCGCGGTTAACTCCCGCGGCTATCGTCTCAAGCCGACGCGCGAGCAGTTCCACATCGCCGTGGGGCAGATCATCCAGGCCAAGCGCGACTTCACGGTCTTCGGAGGGCGGGTCGGATTCGGCACTGCCATTCCGTACTGCTTGGACGAACGGATGATCACTGAGGGCATCACCTCGAACTGCGGGGTTGGCACGTATTTCTGCGCGATCAATCCCAAGGGCGAATTCCGGATGTGCAATCAGTCGCAACTCGTTTTCGGCAACCTGTCGGACGAGCCGATTGAAGTGATCTGGAGCAAGCCCGCGCTCGACATCTTCCGCGATCTGTCGTGGGTCGGCGAGCCGTGCAAGTCGTGCGAACTTCTGCTCGACTGCACGGGCGGCTGCAAGGTTGATGCGAACTGTTCCAACAAATTCTGCATCGACTACGCGGCTCGCGGGCTTTCCAAGCCCGTCGCCGAACTTGTGGCGAAAGTAGAGCACTGCCGGCCGGCCGATATGTATCCGGAAAACTATCGGATCTTCCGACCGAACCGGTACATGAAGCTCACTACGCGGTACCCGGAGAAATTCCTGGTAACCCGCTACCAGACAGTGAAGCTCGATGCGATGGCGCTTGAGATGGCGCAAGCCATCAAGAGCGGAGCCATCATCAGCGAGCGCGATCTCGTCGCCAGATTCATCGAGCGGGTCGAGAAGCCAGAAATCCGGC
- a CDS encoding NUDIX domain-containing protein, translating to MLKELSFGAVLFRVEKGKIYYLLLQHSKNYFNFPKGGLEKDEGAIRAAKREILEETGIKDVKIIKGFKEKNNYIFRQKGKLIFKTVIFFLAQTKEEKVTISKEHIGYKWLSYEDATSFLRIKDLKKILKKADDFLKSLQNKSR from the coding sequence ATGCTAAAGGAATTATCATTTGGAGCAGTCCTTTTCAGAGTAGAAAAAGGAAAAATATATTATCTTCTTTTGCAGCATTCAAAAAATTATTTCAATTTTCCTAAAGGAGGACTTGAAAAAGATGAAGGAGCAATAAGAGCTGCAAAAAGAGAGATTTTGGAAGAAACTGGCATTAAAGACGTTAAAATAATAAAAGGATTTAAAGAAAAAAATAATTATATTTTCAGGCAAAAAGGGAAATTAATTTTTAAGACCGTTATTTTTTTTCTTGCGCAGACCAAAGAGGAAAAGGTAACGATTTCAAAAGAACATATCGGATATAAATGGCTTTCTTATGAAGATGCTACAAGCTTTTTAAGAATAAAAGATTTAAAAAAGATATTAAAAAAAGCAGATGATTTTTTAAAATCTCTGCAAAATAAAAGCAGATAG
- a CDS encoding RNHCP domain-containing protein produces the protein MTTRKFQRTKEDFTCERCGFFVRGSGYTNHCPQCLWSKHVDVNPGDRQATCQGLMEPVSVELKGGEYIILHRCNSCGFEKRNKAAKDDNFDAILQLSSRPTKR, from the coding sequence ATGACGACTCGAAAATTCCAGCGTACCAAAGAAGACTTCACCTGCGAACGGTGCGGATTCTTTGTACGCGGAAGCGGCTACACGAACCACTGTCCGCAGTGTTTGTGGAGCAAGCACGTTGACGTGAATCCCGGCGACCGCCAGGCGACATGTCAAGGGCTCATGGAACCCGTGAGCGTGGAGCTCAAGGGCGGAGAATACATCATTCTCCATCGCTGTAACTCGTGCGGTTTCGAGAAGCGGAATAAGGCGGCGAAGGACGACAACTTTGACGCAATTCTCCAACTCTCAAGCCGTCCAACCAAACGGTAG
- a CDS encoding MFS transporter: MRINKTIATLIFADLLLHSGWGLFSPIFAIFVTDQIKNGSLEMVGFIVATYWLVKSIIQPFLANFLDIKKGEEDDFFSLILGMTLASFVPLGYFFATNLFHVFFLEAIRGVAMACVVPSWYGIFTRHINKDWYAFSWSVHSTALGVMLGFSAAFGGIIAVLLGFRVLFIVVSLLGFSGVLTLLYVRKRILSDEFQNSSFFSSKDFENKDS, encoded by the coding sequence ATGCGCATTAACAAAACAATTGCTACTTTAATTTTTGCCGATTTGCTTCTCCATTCTGGATGGGGATTATTTTCTCCTATCTTTGCTATTTTTGTAACAGACCAGATCAAAAATGGAAGTCTTGAAATGGTCGGTTTTATCGTTGCCACATATTGGCTGGTCAAATCAATAATCCAGCCGTTTTTAGCCAATTTTTTAGATATTAAAAAAGGAGAAGAAGACGACTTTTTTTCTCTGATACTTGGAATGACTCTTGCAAGCTTTGTTCCTTTGGGATATTTTTTTGCAACTAACTTATTCCATGTTTTTTTTCTTGAAGCGATAAGAGGAGTGGCTATGGCCTGTGTTGTTCCCAGTTGGTACGGGATTTTTACAAGGCATATAAACAAGGACTGGTATGCTTTTTCCTGGAGCGTTCATAGTACCGCTCTTGGAGTGATGCTTGGATTTTCAGCTGCTTTTGGAGGAATAATTGCAGTTCTTTTGGGATTTAGAGTCCTTTTTATCGTTGTTTCCCTCCTTGGTTTTTCCGGAGTTTTAACTCTTCTTTATGTAAGGAAAAGGATATTATCGGATGAATTTCAAAATTCTTCATTTTTTTCTTCTAAGGACTTTGAAAACAAAGATTCTTAA